A section of the Lampris incognitus isolate fLamInc1 chromosome 8, fLamInc1.hap2, whole genome shotgun sequence genome encodes:
- the bhlha9 gene encoding class A basic helix-loop-helix protein 9 has product MSCSSVAGSDFSEEELELGMLGQGDDEESDSGPKEPFRDSEGSASSPSQPEEGQAKKRSRPIRSKARRVAANVRERKRIMDYNQAFNALRVALNHDLSGKRLSKIATLQRAINRISALSVFLSSNPPSKPCAHRECNRSTMGPTGMAASRLEHTRVTVPRLEPQSYVPWHTPISHQIPQQGSHVHRLSTEPLVYMDSIGSSCPPSPHYPCYPAEGQLYNSHGHCGGGSSPPDHPPSPLRYPQIGEGLGYQWGPCSQGYMDTFIEPSPALGLPWQMSYLQEPGPQHSLSLL; this is encoded by the coding sequence ATGAGCTGTAGCAGTGTGGCGGGGTCAGACTTCTCCGAGGAGGAGCTGGAACTCGGCATGCTTGGCCAGGGTGATGATGAGGAAAGCGATAGTGGTCCCAAGGAGCCTTTCCGAGACAGTGAGGGCTCAGCCAGTAGCCCAAGCCAACCGGAGGAAGGCCAGGCCAAGAAGCGCAGTCGGCCCATCCGCTCAAAAGCTCGGCGAGTTGCTGCCAACGTCCGTGAAAGAAAACGCATTATGGACTACAACCAGGCCTTCAACGCCCTGCGTGTGGCACTCAACCACGATCTCAGTGGCAAGCGGCTGTCAAAGATCGCCACTCTGCAAAGGGCCATCAATCGCATCTCTGCTCTCTCAGTATTCCTAAGCTCCAACCCTCCCAGTAAGCCCTGCGCCCACCGGGAGTGCAACAGGTCCACCATGGGCCCCACTGGAATGGCAGCATCGAGACTTGAGCATACCAGGGTGACCGTTCCTCGTCTGGAGCCCCAAAGTTATGTCCCCTGGCACACACCAATTTCTCACCAAATACCCCAACAAGGCTCGCACGTCCACAGGCTGTCCACGGAGCCACTGGTCTATATGGATAGCATTGGTTCCTCATGCCCGCCATCACCACACTACCCTTGTTACCCCGCTGAGGGGCAGCTCTATAACTCACATGGACATTGCGGTGGAGGCAGCAGCCCCCCCGACCATCCACCAAGCCCTCTCAGGTACCCTCAGATCGGAGAGGGGTTGGGATACCAATGGGGCCCCTGTTCGCAAGGCTACATGGACACTTTCATCGAACCCTCTCCAGCTTTGGGGCTACCCTGGCAGATGAGCTATCTCCAGGAGCCAGGGCCTCAGCACAGCCTCTCCCTGCTTTGA